One genomic region from Eremothecium gossypii ATCC 10895 chromosome I, complete sequence encodes:
- the SLX1 gene encoding endonuclease (Syntenic homolog of Saccharomyces cerevisiae YBR228W (SLX1)), whose amino-acid sequence MGDDIGTAGVPAFYCCYLLRSIPKRLSYYIGSTPNPVRRLRQHNGLLTKGGAYRTKRQGTRPWELAASVSGFPSKIAALQFEHAWQHPYQTRFIKSEDRIVKKKGGGRSIHQRLAVLKLLLHHPFFKVMSLVVHLFSEDIQRVWFLDKYKLEAPFIHVEVDEDALSEPTGEDEESVIEHAKKNLRLVELFYGRSLKEDSECLEEYRRRLQNGAMRCAICEKIVDYVKDSDSFSSEKELVAFCYNSVCDYFSCLSCLYNVFASDEELRTGEIPLIPTSGQCPNCNIELSWARIVRYSMFLSA is encoded by the coding sequence ATGGGAGATGATATAGGCACGGCGGGGGTTCCTGCTTTCTACTGTTGCTACTTGCTTCGCTCAATACCCAAAAGGCTATCGTACTACATCGGCTCTACGCCCAACCCTGTACGAAGACTTCGACAACACAATGGCTTACTGACAAAAGGCGGCGCATACAGGACCAAACGTCAAGGAACACGACCCTGGGAGCTTGCTGCATCTGTTAGCGGATTTCCGAGTAAGATCGCTGCTTTACAGTTCGAACATGCATGGCAACACCCGTATCAGACCCGTTTCATCAAGAGCGAAGATCGAATAGTGAAGAAGAAAGGTGGAGGCAGAAGTATCCACCAGAGGCTTGCAGTGCTTAAACTGCTTCTACATCACCCATTTTTCAAGGTGATGAGCTTGGTCGTACATTTATTTAGTGAGGATATCCAACGAGTATGGTTCCTAGATAAGTACAAATTGGAAGCACCCTTCATTCATGTGGAGGTCGATGAAGATGCACTAAGCGAGCCCACAGGAGAGGATGAAGAGAGTGTAATAGAGCATGCGAAGAAAAACCTTAGACTCGTGGAATTGTTTTATGGCCGTTCTCTGAAAGAGGATTCTGAATGTCTGGAGGAATACCGACGGCGTCTCCAAAACGGCGCTATGAGATGTGCAATATGTGAAAAAATAGTAGACTACGTGAAAGATAGTGACAGCTTTAGTTCTGAGAAAGAACTGGTGGCATTTTGTTACAATAGTGTATGCGACTACTTTTCCTGTTTGTCCTGTCTTTATAACGTATTTGCGAGCGACGAGGAACTAAGGACAGGAGAAATTCCACTCATACCAACCTCTGGTCAGTGTCCAAATTGTAATATAGAATTAAGTTGGGCTCGAATCGTTCGTTATTCGATGTTCCTGTCTGCATAG
- the ROT2 gene encoding glucan 1,3-alpha-glucosidase ROT2 (Syntenic homolog of Saccharomyces cerevisiae YBR229C (ROT2)) — translation MHWNRILFWGCALLLQQLADAFDEGVLRKCNESGVCHRNRHYGEKIASSGAVYYTVDWDSLELFTSGHTVQGKITKRLPRGKDKGSIALPFTLDVLENSLVRLRIDEDRDVTGLPEILSPRRYNGTSDWMFEDGVVLRASACNQSTAIVGDGKKMVIENSDDEVKVELFQNPFKLDVYHHDKLLVTINDRSFLNLEHWRLPRTNYQNSLPEESDYDSFYDNFHGAGNDTLPFGPESVALDVTLHGFKNVYGIPEHADSLKLRDTSGGEPYRLFNADCFEYPVKSTSPMYGSIPLMVSHAPHSSVGLFWVNSADTWIDVNYSENNVKTHWMSEAGVLDIIILLQESPAKVTESYTNITGKPAFPPISALGYHQCRWNYNDEQDLMTVNNEMDKAEMPLDFLWLDIEYTDEKKYFTWKKDAFPDPLGLFQKLANITRNLVTIIDPHLKLNYNLTDIMVANDGAIKNSTGQPFIGECWPGTSIWIDTFSPVAKNLWASFYHNFVEGAKNLFIWNDMNEMAVFDGIESTAPRDAIVHGGFEHRAVHNLYGMTVHQASYQGLRERYAEDNKRPFLLTRSYSAGSQRTAAGWSGDAVGTWDYLKITIPIILANNIVGMPFFGGDVPGFTGDPDPVLTVRWYQAGMWFPLFRGHGHKDTKRREPYLLEEPYKSIVRDVLRARYALLPTLYTAFHESNATGVPIINPMFYEKPDLEEAFDIDDQFYLGRSGLLVKPVVNNSTTTTVFFPPGRYYDYFTLETFAITDAKRLTIDTPLSKIPAYLESGKLIVTRDRYRRTTKLMERDPYTLVVAPDDENKAYGVQYIDDGATFAYQDGRYVKVEYSYFESGMSAKILKTTDELKDLMIEKIVIAKHPSFKLPGICVFKQEQATWTARITEDENKYTIHNSGVKVGVEWSIKF, via the coding sequence ATGCATTGGAATCGCATACTCTTTTGGGGCTGTGCGCTTTTGCTGCAACAATTAGCAGATGCCTTTGATGAGGGAGTGCTAAGGAAATGTAATGAGTCTGGTGTATGCCACCGGAACAGGCATTACGGAGAGAAAATCGCTTCTAGCGGGGCCGTATACTACACTGTTGATTGGGATTCTTTGGAGCTGTTCACCTCAGGGCACACTGTCCAAGGTAAAATCACTAAGCGGCTTCCGAGAGGCAAGGATAAGGGAAGCATTGCGCTGCCATTCACCTTAGATGTACTTGAGAATTCTTTAGTGCGTCTTAGAATTGATGAAGACAGAGATGTTACCGGGCTTCCAGAGATCTTGTCTCCCAGAAGGTACAATGGCACTAGCGATTGGATGTTTGAAGACGGTGTGGTACTGCGCGCATCGGCTTGCAATCAGAGCACAGCCATCGTTGGCGACGGAAAAAAGATGGTCATCGAGAACTCGGATGACGAAGTCAAGGTTGAGTTATTCCAGAACCCCTTTAAGCTCGACGTTTATCACCACGACAAGTTGCTGGTGACGATCAACGACCGTTCTTTCTTGAACTTAGAGCACTGGCGCTTGCCCAGGACGAACTACCAGAACTCTCTCCCAGAGGAGAGCGATTATGACTCTTTTTACGACAACTTCCACGGTGCCGGCAATGACACTCTGCCATTTGGTCCTGAGTCTGTTGCTCTAGACGTGACGCTACATGGTTTCAAGAATGTTTATGGTATCCCGGAACATGCCGATAGCTTAAAACTACGTGATACTTCAGGCGGTGAGCCATACAGGCTGTTTAACGCGGACTGTTTTGAGTATCCGGTGAAATCCACTTCACCAATGTATGGGTCTATTCCTTTAATGGTTTCTCATGCACCACATTCATCGGTGGGGCTGTTTTGGGTTAACTCAGCGGACACGTGGATCGATGTGAACTACTCAGAGAACAATGTGAAGACCCATTGGATGTCCGAAGCTGGCGTACTCGACATAATTATATTATTGCAAGAAAGCCCTGCCAAGGTGACTGAGTCTTACACAAACATAACAGGTAAACCTGCGTTTCCTCCTATTTCGGCTCTCGGGTACCACCAATGCAGATGGAATTATAACGATGAACAGGACCTAATGACTGTAAACAATGAAATGGATAAGGCGGAGATGCCACTTGACTTCCTTTGGTTGGACATTGAGTACACAGATGAAAAGAAGTACTTTACATGGAAGAAAGATGCGTTCCCAGATCCCCTAGGATTATTCCAAAAGTTAGCGAACATTACGAGAAACTTAGTCACCATCATTGATCCTCACTTAAAATTGAATTACAACCTTACCGATATAATGGTGGCAAATGATGGTGCCATCAAGAATAGCACCGGACAGCCCTTTATTGGAGAATGCTGGCCTGGTACATCGATATGGATTGACACGTTCAGTCCTGTTGCCAAGAATCTTTGGGCTTCTTTCTACCACAATTTTGTTGAGGGCGCTAAGAATTTATTTATCTGGAATGATATGAATGAGATGGCAGTATTCGACGGTATCGAGAGTACAGCACCGAGGGATGCGATCGTTCACGGTGGCTTTGAACATCGAGCCGTCCATAACTTGTATGGTATGACTGTTCATCAGGCTAGCTACCAGGGTTTACGCGAACGTTATGCAGAGGACAATAAAAGACCGTTCTTATTAACTAGATCCTACAGCGCCGGTTCGCAGAGAACGGCTGCTGGTTGGTCAGGTGACGCAGTCGGTACTTGGGATTACTTGAAGATTACCATACCAATTATTCTAGCCAATAACATTGTTGGTATGCCGTTTTTTGGTGGCGATGTGCCTGGCTTCACGGGTGATCCAGATCCAGTTCTAACAGTACGTTGGTATCAGGCTGGTATGTGGTTCCCGTTATTCAGAGGGCATGGCCACAAGGACACTAAAAGGAGAGAACCTTATTTGTTGGAAGAGCCATACAAATCTATCGTGCGGGATGTGTTGAGAGCAAGATATGCTCTTCTTCCAACCCTTTACACAGCATTCCACGAGTCGAATGCCACTGGTGTGCCAATAATAAATCCAATGTTTTACGAAAAACCAGATTTGGAGGAAGCTTTTGACATTGATGACCAATTCTATTTGGGTAGATCCGGCCTTCTAGTTAAGCCTGTCGTCAATAATAGCACAACCACCACCGTATTCTTCCCTCCAGGCAGATACTACGATTATTTTACGTTGGAAACTTTTGCTATTACAGATGCTAAGCGCTTAACCATAGACACTCCGCTATCCAAGATACCTGCGTATTTAGAGAGTGGCAAGCTGATTGTTACAAGAGATCGTTACAGACGCACTACAAAGTTAATGGAGAGAGATCCATATACGCTGGTTGTTGCCCCAGACGATGAGAACAAAGCATATGGTGTCCAGTACATTGACGACGGTGCAACATTTGCATACCAGGACGGTAGATATGTGAAGGTCGAATATTCCTACTTTGAGTCAGGCATGTCCGCAAAAATCTTGAAAACTACCGACGAGTTAAAAGACTTAATGATTGAAAAGATAGTTATCGCCAAACACCCATCGTTCAAGCTTCCAGGTATCTGTGTTTTTAAACAGGAACAAGCTACATGGACTGCGAGAATAACTGAAGATGAAAATAAATACACTATTCACAACTCCGGTGTCAAGGTTGGCGTTGAATGGTCTATTAAGTTTTAA
- the TDP1 gene encoding tyrosyl-DNA phosphodiesterase 1 (Syntenic homolog of Saccharomyces cerevisiae YBR223C (TDP1)) has translation MGQSAREAVRARWARVGYTSLGTADKSSVQTKSEAVEVVVLDSEEEASTAEDTGTEEAERHNLWPMWLVHSALYDGETAGTAGGNGICGLEVVLGDTDLERVYLFSFQYEMNWLLDLIPEHVQVVVTAQKGTVQEADGGRAARVRYRMVWMPPFSSHHSKMVIAFYQDQRCRVVLPSANFTALETSLPQQMMWMTPQLAHSRAAEQQPSRFRSGLQDYLQMYPEPDRELLQRLRKIDFAPVDATGAAFVYSAPGARTRAKTGLAQLAAQLDEGPAAGGRHSHYFCQSSSIGGPLNSRSAENPRNLFVHLMVPLLSGHTQGLPKSVKDCLGEKEAYALLQRERLHPYILYPTVEDFNECFTGWLASGWFHFHHSRTAATRNHYSSLRDNGCFVKQREYELRPGGRTALPIIRRDRVPCHTKFYIKFASASATSWNSLTDCEWFLFTSANLSTHAWGAPPSYQPKNYECGVLYTKSENVALRVHCAKDVVYASDSAWSDPEYFDAREGEHITVNLMTPFWLPAENYGPTDVAFCASDKPDDM, from the coding sequence ATGGGACAGTCGGCAAGGGAAGCAGTGAGAGCGCGATGGGCGCGGGTGGGCTATACGAGCCTCGGGACGGCCGATAAAAGCAGCGTGCAAACGAAGTCTGAGGCGGTGGAAGTGGTGGTGCTGGACTCTGAGGAGGAGGCCTCAACGGCTGAAGATACCGGGACCGAGGAGGCCGAGCGGCATAATCTGTGGCCCATGTGGCTAGTTCACAGCGCGCTCTATGACGGGGAGACAGCGGGCACCGCCGGAGGAAATGGGATCTGTGGGCTGGAGGTGGTGCTGGGGGACACAGATCTGGAGCGTGTTTACCTGTTCTCGTTCCAGTACGAGATGAACTGGCTGCTGGATCTGATTCCCGAGCACGTGCAGGTGGTGGTGACTGCGCAAAAGGGCACGGTGCAGGAGGCAGACGGCGGACGCGCGGCCCGCGTCCGGTACCGGATGGTGTGGATGCCGCCCTTCAGCAGCCACCACAGCAAGATGGTGATCGCGTTCTACCAGGACCAGCGGTGCCGGGTCGTGCTGCCATCGGCCAACTTCACAGCGCTGGAGACGAgcctgccgcagcagaTGATGTGGATGAcgccgcagctggcgcATAGCCGCGCAGCAGAGCAACAGCCCTCACGCTTCCGGAGCGGGCTGCAGGACTACCTGCAGATGTACCCGGAACCCGACCGCGAGTTACTGCAGCGGCTACGTAAAATCGACTTTGCGCCGGTGGATGCGACCGGCGCAGCCTTTGTGTACTCTGCGCCCGGGGCTCGCACCCGCGCCAAGACCGGGCTGGCGCAGCTCGCCGCGCAGCTAGACGAGGGGCCGGCTGCCGGCGGGCGGCACTCACACTATTTTTGTCAAAGCAGTTCTATCGGCGGCCCCTTGAACTCGCGCTCGGCCGAGAACCCGCGCAACCTGTTTGTGCACCTGATGGTGCCTCTTCTTTCTGGTCACACGCAGGGCCTGCCCAAGAGCGTCAAGGACTGCCTCGGCGAGAAAGAAGCCTATGCGCTCCTGCAACGTGAGCGCCTGCATCCATATATACTATACCCGACGGTCGAAGACTTCAATGAGTGCTTCACCGGATGGCTTGCGAGCGGTTGGTTCCACTTCCACCACAGCAGAACCGCTGCCACACGCAACCACTACAGCTCTCTACGGGACAACGGCTGCTTCGTAAAACAGCGGGAGTATGAGCTCCGCCCGGGTGGCCGCACCGCGCTTCCGATAATCCGCCGCGATAGGGTTCCCTGCCACACGAAGTTTTACATCAAGTTTGCCAGTGCGTCCGCAACTTCGTGGAATAGCCTGACAGATTGTGAATGGTTTCTCTTCACATCCGCAAACCTCTCGACACATGCATGGGGCGCCCCTCCTTCATACCAGCCCAAGAATTACGAATGCGGTGTGCTGTACACCAAGTCTGAGAATGTCGCCTTGCGTGTGCACTGTGCGAAAGATGTGGTATACGCTAGCGACAGTGCCTGGTCGGATCCCGAGTATTTTGATGCCCGCGAGGGCGAACATATAACCGTCAACCTCATGACTCCATTTTGGCTACCCGCAGAAAACTATGGTCCTACTGATGTGGCATTCTGCGCTAGCGATAAGCCTGACGACATGTAG
- a CDS encoding AAR174Wp (NOHBY117; No homolog in Saccharomyces cerevisiae; Syntenic homolog of Kluyveromyces lactis KLLA0F09757g) → MQNLILTPPNISSPALSNVCSINNLVGDGSSNPTASTSMRATPVLPPVKGLLFHNNQLPPPGPFNYGSMANSALPHGLPAGAKYEQMTPPPLFHSRSVPPQMPSAQPQAAQPQRFANPFDQLSQLLTHIESSSSSSLKVITGHLMADKIIRDNGDYSLQLKEIFGSLREIHLSLLNWPMVQYSQDIPNGEIMRELVSFIEYRDLEKLDFLIDKFKRQLDLVKYWKDKLGHLYVEKIDSGTWCSPGERLRQENGTPIPVIHSAAVGSSASRLASPSPSVSTGPGVIQGGSTATSSRSVSFSIPAEERVGYIPEHVGEFRNDFFQDLIVPSWFIVIRDPKTMNCLQCGSRDTSEWRSGPLGRKSMCNACGIWYMKLKQRFGEEDAAVIMEYRRLTNRHDDRRVPKKFEVPLPEVEKVKRAIRARVVEYLNDVEIPVKTRRRALLHKGKPGSALKTEMKTPAA, encoded by the coding sequence ATGCAGAATCTGATATTGACTCCACCTAATATCAGCAGTCCGGCCTTGAGCAACGTCTGTTCCATCAACAACCTTGTGGGGGATGGCTCGTCCAACCCGACGGCGTCGACATCGATGCGCGCGACGCCGGTGCTCCCGCCAGTCAAGGGCTTGTTGTTTCACAATAACCAGCTCCCACCACCTGGTCCATTTAACTATGGGTCTATGGCAAATTCAGCGTTGCCACATGGGTTGCCGGCCGGCGCGAAGTACGAGCAGAtgacgccgccgccttTATTTCACTCGCGGTCGGTGCCGCCACAGATGCCATCGGCTCAACCGCAGGCGGCACAGCCCCAGCGTTTTGCAAATCCGTTCGACCAGCTCTCGCAGCTGTTGACACACATTGAATCATCCTCTTCTTCGAGCCTGAAAGTTATAACAGGACATCTGATGGCAGATAAAATTATCCGCGACAACGGAGACTATTCGCTTCAGCTAAAGGAGATATTTGGTTCCCTCCGGGAAATACATCTGTCGTTGCTAAACTGGCCTATGGTACAGTATTCGCAGGATATCCCTAATGGAGAGATTATGAGAGAACTAGTTTCCTTTATCGAATACAGGGACCTAGAGAAATTGGACTTTTTGATAGACAAATTTAAGAGACAGTTAGACTTGGTTAAATACTGGAAGGACAAATTAGGACATTTATACGTTGAAAAGATTGACAGTGGAACATGGTGTTCCCCTGGAGAACGACTGAGGCAGGAAAATGGGACGCCCATACCCGTTATACATTCGGCTGCGGTAGGCTCATCTGCATCACGGTTGGCTAGCCCTTCCCCAAGCGTCAGTACAGGGCCGGGTGTGATACAAGGCGGCTCGACAGCGACCAGTTCACGCTCGGTCTCATTCTCCATCCCGGCCGAAGAACGTGTTGGATATATACCGGAACATGTTGGAGAATTCAGAAATGATTTCTTCCAAGATTTGATTGTTCCAAGTTGGTTCATTGTGATCAGAGATCCAAAAACAATGAACTGTTTACAATGTGGAAGCCGTGACACAAGTGAATGGCGCTCAGGACCGCTAGGAAGGAAGTCTATGTGCAATGCATGCGGTATCTGGTACATGAAATTAAAGCAGCGGTTTGGGGAGGAGGATGCTGCGGTGATTATGGAATACCGGAGATTAACTAATAGGCACGATGATCGCAGGGTGCCCAAGAAATTTGAGGTCCCATTGCCTGAGGTCGAAAAAGTGAAGAGAGCCATAAGAGCTCGTGTTGTGGAGTATTTGAATGATGTTGAAATCCCGGTTAAAACGAGGAGGCGGGCGTTATTACATAAAGGCAAGCCGGGCAGTGCGTTAAAAACAGAGATGAAAACCCCTGCCGCATGA
- the MET13 gene encoding methylenetetrahydrofolate reductase (NAD(P)H) MET13 (Syntenic homolog of Saccharomyces cerevisiae YGL125W (MET13)): protein MRISQKLKQRAGAADEEQPKASFSFEFFVPKTLQGVQNLYDRMDRMYQTQPEFIDITWNAGGRLSQRTSELVATSQGVLGLETCMHLTCTNMSTALVDEALERAYEAGCENILALRGDPPLQGTWEPCAGGFRYAKDLVAHIRARYGDHFDVGVAGYPEGHEEASGAELIGYLKEKVDAGADFIITQMFYDADLFLKWCDAVRAAGISVPIIPGIMPITSYAALLRRAKWCQVRLPPEFLERLEPVKDDDQAVREIGTVLVADMCRKILASGHVTHLHLYTMNLERASLMILERLQLIDTGGAGVRRRPSTNETLPWRKSLNPTRRKEGVRPIFWQRRPYSYVARTSQWSADEFPNGRFGDSSSPAYGDLDLCGHTVLRQTYQRSLELWSTPRTLLDLAALVISYLKGDLKCLPWSDVPLHQEADALLDSLIRLNEHLVLTINSQPKVNGAPSADPIVGWGPANGYVYQKQYLEFLLPKHHLPAFHAALTADFPTLTYFAVDADDNLASNHPDDTQANAVTWGIFPGREVLQPTIVEKASFLAWKDEFYRILDDWRLSFDENGAADSAALLAHLTSDYALVNIVDNDFVATADNIYCLLARFF from the coding sequence ATGAGGATCTCGCAGAAGCTCAAGCAGCGCGCGGGGGCGGCGGATGAGGAGCAGCCCAAGGCAAGCTTCTCCTTTGAGTTCTTCGTGCCAAAGACATTACAGGGAGTGCAGAATCTCTACGACCGCATGGACCGTATGTACCAGACCCAGCCGGAGTTCATCGACATCACATGGAACGCAGGGGGGCGGCTATCGCAGCGCACGTCAGAGCTGGTGGCGACGTCGCAGGGCGTGCTGGGACTAGAAACTTGCATGCACCTGACGTGCACGAACATGTCTACCGCACTGGTAGacgaggcgctggagcggGCGTACGAGGCGGGATGCGAAAACATCCTGGCGCTGCGCGGGGACCCGCCGTTGCAGGGTACATGGGAGCCGTGCGCGGGAGGGTTCCGGTACGCCAAGGACCTCGTGGCGCACATCCGCGCGCGCTACGGCGACCACTTCGACGTCGGTGTGGCTGGGTACCCGGAGGGACACGAGGAGGCGAGCGGGGCCGAGTTAATCGGCTACCTCAAGGAGAAGGTGGACGCGGGCGCGGACTTCATCATCACCCAGATGTTCTACGATGCAGATCTGTTCCTGAAGTGGTGTGACGCGGTGCGCGCAGCTGGCATCTCCGTGCCGATCATCCCTGGGATCATGCCCATTACCTCGTacgcggcgctgctgcgccgcgccaAATGGTGCCAGGtgcgcctgccgccggAGTTCCTGGAGCGGCTGGAGCCCGTGAAGGACGACGATCAGGCCGTGCGGGAAATCGGCACTGTGCTCGTTGCAGACATGTGCCGCAAGATACTGGCGTCCGGGCATGTGACGCACCTGCATCTCTACACGATGAACCTCGAAAGGGCATCGCTGATGATCCTGGAGCGCCTGCAACTCATAGATACTGGCGGAGCGGGTGTGCGCCGCAGGCCAAGCACGAATGAGACGCTGCCGTGGCGCAAGTCGCTCAACCCGACGCGCCGCAAGGAGGGCGTGCGCCCCATCTTCTGGCAGCGGCGGCCCTACTCATACGTCGCGCGCACGTCGCAGTGGAGCGCGGACGAGTTCCCGAACGGGCGTTTCGGCGACTCCTCGTCCCCCGCCTACGGCGATCTCGACCTCTGCGGGCACACAGTGCTGCGGCAAACATACCAGCGCTCGCTCGAGCTGTGGTCCACGCCCCGCACGCTTCTCGACCTCGCGGCGCTGGTCATCAGCTACCTCAAGGGCGACCTCAAGTGCCTGCCGTGGTCCGACGTTCCCCTGCACCAGGAGGCGGACGCATTGCTCGACAGCCTCATCCGCCTCAACGAGCACCTCGTGCTGACCATTAACTCCCAGCCCAAGGTTAATGGCGCGCCCTCCGCCGACCCGATCGTCGGCTGGGGCCCCGCCAACGGCTACGTTTACCAGAAACAGTACCTCGAGTTCCTGCTGCCTAAGCACCACCTGCCCGCCTTCCACGCCGCCCTCACCGCGGACTTCCCCACGCTCACCTACTTCGCCGTCGACGCAGACGACAACCTCGCCTCCAACCACCCCGACGACACCCAGGCCAACGCCGTCACATGGGGCATCTTCCCCGGCCGCGAGGTCCTCCAGCCCACCATCGTCGAAAAGGCCTCCTTCCTCGCCTGGAAGGACGAGTTCTACCGCATCCTCGACGACTGGCGCCTCAGCTTCGACGAGAACGGCGCTGCAGACTCCGCCGCCCTGCTGGCTCACCTCACCTCCGATTACGCCCTCGTCAACATAGTCGACAACGACTTCGTGGCCACAGCTGACAACATATACTGCCTGCTCGCCCGTTTCTTCTAG
- a CDS encoding uncharacterized protein (Syntenic homolog of Saccharomyces cerevisiae YBR225W) produces MREKAVLAIGDAYEVPWDTVPLAALEARKRASSSQSRKGAGSALKRQYGSQSSSASLTSPQRTKYTRRHSASGSSTEPGVRSPLAPVPPAPQEYTGPTRDWNVLPQCCGGEHARGPGSTGQDVYSELDNFLLFNLETSTKDALLRARERLSAYIRFLELDYGTAGTERLCAACLEATRELVQLWFHQANRLTVRTGTYFIMSEKNMYSFNQNSSRKHDLLVLHFRGLCSLGWQVAFDEPNLRVLECNLKPPKEVLEVSDIKTPKSTVTEGVDEPPARELSPAPIQPVRTRGQEDVESTGHRPSLRDYIERDLEKRGHKSATALLGEQGASPQYEAGNFSSNDEYPDSDDYSMMSFESADGNKDIQQKYKLTSAVHAMTTGIAGLFKKRGPHGEVYSRSGSSSREQRNSVDRDNTPASVRPSSLPQTWDMIPLGGGPRPAAQAYSADLASHSDPQERKNLYIINQWLEECYSKTLYNYDRLEVDLSESRLPYPEASSTEDGKGSAAGSRRQSLAESSTTTIRLPFESNTFPAIFCPGILYMLTFPQWLPFLNEIKRCMVPGAPVTAVLYDFNDSNMDDDGSKVMFPTTLELKKVFQAIRFEAIKRGLQVFPIRNIAPIFRQVGFKNVKYTVLTFKRGDFVNEMGFVNELLATFHYDFLVRTFLTDRSKYPVGTDPQTLPRRYIDEHMGQIDDNAGCLRLIAITAEKPE; encoded by the coding sequence ATGCGCGAAAAGGCGGTGTTGGCCATCGGAGATGCGTATGAGGTGCCATGGGATACGGTTCCCCTGGCAGCGCTGGAGGCGCGGAAGCGGGCGTCGAGCTCACAGTCGCGGAAGGGCGCCGGGTCGGCGCTGAAGCGGCAGTATGGGTCGCAGTCGAGCTCGGCGTCGCTGACGTCGCCGCAACGGACGAAGTACACGCGGCGACACTCTGCGTCGGGGTCGTCGACCGAGCCGGGCGTCCGTTCCCCGCTGGCGCCGGTGCCGCCTGCGCCCCAGGAGTACACCGGGCCGACGCGGGACTGGAACGTGCTGCCGCAGTGCTGCGGGGGGGAGCACGCGCGGGGGCCGGGGTCGACGGGCCAGGACGTGTACAGCGAGCTGGATAACTTCCTGCTGTTCAACCTGGAGACGTCGACGAAGgatgcgctgctgcgggcgcGCGAGCGGCTGTCGGCTTACATCCGTTTTCTGGAGCTGGACTACGGGACGGCGGGGACGGAGCGGCTGTGCGCGGCCTGTTTGGAGGCGACGCgcgagctggtgcagctGTGGTTCCATCAGGCGAACCGGCTGACGGTGCGCACTGGAACTTACTTCATTATGTCGGAGAAGAACATGTACTCGTTCAACCAGAATTCGAGCCGCAAGCACGATCTGCTTGTGCTGCACTTCCGCGGGCTGTGTAGTCTGGGGTGGCAGGTGGCATTTGACGAGCCGAACCTGCGCGTACTGGAATGCAATTTGAAGCCGCCCAAGGAGGTGCTGGAGGTATCCGACATAAAGACGCCGAAGAGCACCGTGACCGAGGGAGTAGACGAGCCGCCAGCACGTGAGCTCTCCCCCGCCCCCATACAGCCCGTGAGGACCCGTGGACAGGAGGATGTGGAGAGTACGGGGCACAGGCCCTCCCTGCGGGACTACATTGAGCGGGATTTGGAGAAGCGAGGGCATAAGAGCGCAACTGCGCTACTGGGAGAGCAAGGCGCTTCTCCACAATATGAGGCCGGTAATTTTAGCAGCAACGACGAGTACCCGGATAGTGACGACTATAGCATGATGTCTTTTGAAAGCGCCGATGGGAATAAGGATATCCAGCAAAAATACAAGCTTACTTCGGCAGTCCATGCTATGACAACCGGCATTGCAGGTCTGTTCAAGAAGCGCGGGCCGCACGGTGAGGTGTATTCTCGATCAGGTTCCTCCAGCAGGGAACAGCGTAACTCTGTAGATCGAGACAACACCCCTGCTTCGGTAAGACCGTCGTCCCTACCCCAGACCTGGGATATGATCCCTCTTGGTGGTGGGCCGCGGCCAGCCGCACAGGCGTACAGTGCAGACCTTGCTTCCCACAGTGATCCGCAGGAGAGGAAAAATCTCTACATCATTAACCAATGGCTCGAGGAGTGCTATTCCAAAACCCTGTACAACTATGACCGGTTGGAGGTCGATCTCAGTGAGTCTCGTCTACCGTACCCGGAAGCTAGTAGCACAGAAGACGGCAAAGGAAGTGCAGCTGGCAGCCGACGGCAGTCCTTAGCAGAGAGCAGCACAACTACTATCCGTTTACCTTTTGAATCCAATACGTTCCCTGCGATCTTTTGCCCCGGAATCTTGTACATGCTGACGTTTCCTCAATGGCTACCATTCCTGAATGAGATCAAGCGCTGTATGGTTCCCGGAGCGCCAGTAACAGCGGTCCTGTACGATTTCAACGATTCCAACATGGACGATGATGGCTCCAAAGTTATGTTCCCGACCACGCTTGAACTCAAAAAGGTTTTTCAGGCTATTCGTTTTGAGGCCATCAAACGGGGGCTGCAAGTGTTTCCCATTAGGAATATTGCTCCTATCTTCCGACAGGTCGGATTCAAGAACGTAAAATATACCGTTCTGACATTCAAGCGCGGCGATTTCGTGAATGAAATGGGGTTCGTGAACGAGCTACTTGCAACGTTTCACTACGATTTTCTAGTGCGAACCTTTTTAACTGATCGTAGTAAGTATCCAGTTGGAACTGACCCACAGACACTGCCGAGGAGGTACATTGATGAGCACATGGGCCAAATAGATGACAATGCAGGATGCTTGCGTCTTATTGCAATCACGGCGGAAAAACCAGAGTAG